A window of the Buchnera aphidicola (Aphis glycines) genome harbors these coding sequences:
- a CDS encoding flagellar motor switch protein FliG, with translation MIVNGTEKSALLLMSIGSDQASEVLKYLTPFEVQKLVNHMVNINHFSNIELNKVLAECYDLFMKNNDLVYNNNDEYISDMLIKSIGEKKGTILLSDALEIRNIKMSIKSLNSMEPSKLASLLEEQHAQIITTILVYLDPDQSARVLSFFKEEKRIEIVIKISEFNGLEEKKFVELKDIINDLINKKKSTFSNKGGIKTVANILSSMERENEKNLLKKIACSNKELSSKIIQELYSFENIINIDDNVMKCLIKNLEEEKLYIALQGSNEIIKNKFLNNMDEEKSKKLSLYLKEKSYVSNAAIENEQKLIVMMIRNILDYGTFSIENLGKYYV, from the coding sequence ATGATTGTAAATGGTACTGAAAAGAGCGCGCTTTTATTAATGTCAATAGGATCAGATCAAGCATCAGAAGTATTAAAATATTTAACTCCTTTTGAAGTGCAAAAATTGGTTAATCATATGGTGAATATTAATCATTTTTCTAATATAGAATTAAATAAAGTATTAGCTGAGTGTTATGATCTTTTTATGAAAAATAATGATTTAGTTTATAACAATAATGATGAATATATATCTGATATGTTAATTAAATCGATAGGCGAAAAAAAAGGAACTATTTTATTAAGTGATGCTTTAGAAATAAGAAACATTAAAATGTCTATTAAATCTCTTAATTCGATGGAACCATCTAAATTAGCTTCTCTGTTGGAAGAGCAGCATGCTCAAATTATCACAACGATACTTGTTTACTTAGACCCAGATCAATCAGCTCGAGTTTTATCTTTTTTTAAAGAAGAAAAACGTATTGAAATTGTAATTAAAATTTCTGAATTTAATGGTCTTGAAGAAAAAAAATTTGTTGAATTAAAAGATATTATCAACGATTTAATTAACAAAAAAAAATCTACCTTTTCAAATAAAGGAGGTATTAAAACTGTTGCTAATATTTTAAGCTCTATGGAAAGAGAAAATGAAAAAAATTTACTAAAGAAAATTGCATGTTCTAATAAAGAGTTATCTAGTAAAATTATTCAAGAACTATATTCATTTGAAAATATAATAAATATTGATGATAATGTGATGAAATGCTTAATAAAGAATTTAGAAGAAGAGAAGCTATATATTGCATTGCAAGGTAGTAATGAAATTATAAAAAATAAATTTTTAAATAATATGGATGAAGAAAAATCAAAAAAATTATCACTTTATTTAAAGGAAAAATCTTATGTTTCTAATGCAGCTATAGAAAATGAGCAAAAATTAATTGTGATGATGATTAGAAATATTTTGGATTACGGTACGTTTTCAATAGAAAATTTAGGAAAGTATTATGTCTGA